One genomic segment of Natrononativus amylolyticus includes these proteins:
- a CDS encoding ABC transporter permease: protein MSRWGYFLRRLILSIPVVLFATTITFIALRMGPVDPASAIVGEETDPATYAEVERSLGLHKPLWEQYIDFMVGLFTFDLGRSWVLHPGVDANALILSYAPRTIYLGFWAVVISLFIGIPLGFYAGLHPNTWGDYGVSFGGIVWRAMPNFWLAVILVSLLTNSERYFFGFDYQSWIVEAPIVTPPPMGEFWTLEGFLIVTKMTLPAAIVLGSASMGSEMRIGRTAVLETINSNYVETAKAKGVTGRLLVWKHIFRNALIPLIPVITYEAFLLIGGSVLVETVFAINGLGYLFYQACIQGDLPLVGSLMFVFILLLVFINIIQDLLYTIVDPRVGYEGGPA, encoded by the coding sequence GTGAGCCGCTGGGGATACTTCCTTCGACGGCTCATCCTCTCGATCCCCGTGGTTCTGTTCGCAACAACGATCACGTTCATCGCCCTTCGAATGGGGCCGGTCGATCCGGCCTCTGCGATCGTCGGCGAGGAAACCGACCCGGCGACGTATGCGGAGGTCGAACGGTCACTCGGGCTTCACAAACCGCTGTGGGAGCAGTACATCGATTTCATGGTCGGTCTCTTTACGTTTGATCTGGGACGGTCCTGGGTGTTACATCCCGGTGTGGATGCGAACGCGCTGATTCTCTCGTATGCCCCCCGAACGATCTATCTCGGATTCTGGGCGGTAGTCATTTCGCTGTTCATCGGGATCCCGCTCGGGTTTTACGCCGGGCTTCACCCCAACACCTGGGGGGATTATGGCGTCTCGTTCGGCGGGATCGTCTGGCGTGCAATGCCGAATTTCTGGCTCGCAGTCATTCTCGTTAGCCTCCTCACGAACTCCGAGCGATACTTCTTCGGGTTCGATTATCAGTCCTGGATCGTCGAAGCGCCGATTGTAACACCCCCACCGATGGGTGAGTTTTGGACGCTCGAGGGGTTTCTGATAGTGACGAAAATGACGTTGCCGGCGGCGATCGTCCTCGGATCTGCGTCGATGGGGAGTGAGATGCGGATCGGTCGCACCGCTGTCTTAGAAACCATCAATTCGAATTACGTCGAAACAGCCAAGGCAAAGGGCGTGACCGGACGGTTACTCGTCTGGAAACACATCTTCCGGAACGCGCTCATTCCCCTCATCCCGGTGATCACGTACGAGGCGTTTCTCCTGATCGGTGGCTCCGTTCTCGTCGAAACGGTGTTTGCGATCAACGGCCTCGGATACCTGTTCTACCAGGCGTGTATTCAGGGTGATCTGCCACTGGTCGGTTCACTGATGTTCGTCTTCATCTTATTACTGGTGTTCATCAACATCATCCAGGACCTGCTGTACACGATAGTCGATCCACGCGTCGGATACGAAGGAGGGCCAGCATGA
- a CDS encoding M23 family metallopeptidase: protein MTQTSLIFDEEVPDPASQYFHPLTTDADGGDSVPASFERVFSSADTELDVDLDHARRREDAEECLRLRRHGAGTTGLHWTDVPATESIELFSVWRSEQDSPAVNRLKSLALISDDEGAAILGGMADDARGTIAQFDSDRTDLDRSDEGAIRPRTAIAHRFRVVDDAAWLKIWEWGDREPREWTLGPVPVDLEHAGGVGLLAPGAPDDETEIVVWELGAVTDCCESHHWAPTRDPELDFMSYPEELTHPLPVDDHDIWYPDGWDETRDGGSRIHRAVDAYEDWPDPVTGAKVYAARSGTIRDWMAGHPDSSGGTPITPGSGGGYQIHIDSPDGKYRYCYLHLGNDEAGAHEDAFAPHPEEDRTLGPGDTVERGQHIGWLGESGVTGSGPHLHFEIRDLSGALTDDQPSDFDDLGNTMGPRYDPYPPLKDAERRRDVPG, encoded by the coding sequence GTGACGCAGACTTCGCTCATCTTCGACGAGGAGGTCCCCGACCCTGCTTCCCAGTACTTTCACCCCCTCACGACTGACGCGGACGGCGGCGATTCGGTGCCGGCTTCGTTCGAACGTGTGTTTTCGTCCGCCGACACCGAGCTGGACGTTGATCTCGATCACGCACGTCGTCGAGAGGACGCTGAAGAGTGCTTACGGCTTCGACGACACGGTGCCGGCACTACCGGCCTCCACTGGACCGATGTTCCTGCAACGGAATCCATCGAACTGTTCAGCGTCTGGCGAAGCGAACAGGACTCACCTGCCGTTAACCGGCTAAAATCCCTCGCCCTCATTTCGGACGATGAAGGCGCTGCCATCCTCGGCGGGATGGCAGACGACGCTCGAGGAACCATCGCCCAATTCGACTCTGATCGCACCGACCTCGATCGTAGCGACGAGGGGGCGATCAGGCCGCGAACGGCTATCGCCCACCGATTCCGAGTCGTGGATGATGCGGCGTGGCTTAAAATCTGGGAGTGGGGTGATCGTGAACCCCGTGAGTGGACACTCGGGCCCGTCCCAGTCGACCTCGAACATGCGGGTGGAGTAGGGTTACTCGCCCCCGGTGCCCCGGACGACGAAACCGAAATCGTCGTCTGGGAACTCGGCGCCGTCACGGACTGCTGTGAGTCACACCACTGGGCCCCGACTCGAGACCCCGAGTTGGATTTCATGTCCTATCCCGAGGAACTCACGCACCCGCTGCCAGTCGACGACCACGACATCTGGTATCCGGACGGCTGGGATGAAACGCGGGACGGTGGCTCGAGAATCCATCGTGCGGTTGACGCGTACGAAGACTGGCCCGATCCAGTCACGGGAGCGAAGGTGTACGCTGCGCGAAGCGGAACGATACGTGACTGGATGGCCGGCCATCCAGATTCTTCAGGTGGCACACCGATCACACCCGGGTCTGGTGGTGGGTATCAGATCCACATCGACAGTCCGGATGGGAAGTACCGATACTGCTACCTGCACCTCGGCAACGACGAAGCGGGCGCCCACGAAGACGCGTTCGCCCCTCATCCGGAGGAGGACCGGACGCTCGGGCCGGGTGACACCGTCGAGCGCGGCCAGCACATCGGCTGGCTCGGCGAGTCCGGCGTCACCGGCTCGGGCCCTCACCTCCACTTCGAAATCCGGGACCTCAGTGGGGCGCTAACCGATGACCAACCTTCCGATTTCGACGACCTGGGGAACACCATGGGGCCACGATACGATCCGTATCCACCGCTCAAAGACGCCGAGCGACGACGAGACGTTCCCGGATAG
- a CDS encoding N-acyl-D-amino-acid deacylase family protein, protein MMSPDIIFRNARIVDGTGAPWFTGDVSVTNEIITTVGTEAEEAEIEVDVSGKAISPGFIDIHTHSDFTLPANRDAHSKVRQGVTLEIVGNCGTSTAPRYGKAADSVDGGFSYRGLGETVDPSQWETMAEYLDFLEAEGISLNVGSLVGHKNARAAVLGYEDRAPTENELEEMKAIVDEALSQGAVGLSTGLIYTPGAFANTDEIVELATVAADHGKLYTTHMRSEGDDLIEAVEEAIEIGRRAGVSVQISHHKAVGESNWGKIRYTLRLMELARERDGIDVQCEQYPYVASSTSLSARLPNWAKDGGTDALLERLQDPEMRERIRKELAERAGSWHDILITNVQNPDLEYLQGWSIGELADRDSSSRSPEEIMIDVLIEDRSRTKHVNFCMSEQDVEEVMQHPLTMVGSDGSSMQPDGPLGEGVPHPRSYGTFPRVLGRYVREQGVLSLEEAVHMMTGQPAARLGLHDRGLLKEGNRADLTVFDPETVAQGGSFVEPDVYPTGIEHVLVNGEFVVEDGTHTGARPGVALR, encoded by the coding sequence ATGATGAGCCCTGACATTATTTTTCGAAATGCTCGAATCGTCGATGGAACGGGGGCCCCGTGGTTCACCGGCGACGTTTCTGTGACTAACGAGATAATTACGACCGTTGGAACGGAAGCCGAGGAGGCAGAGATCGAGGTCGATGTGTCAGGAAAGGCGATTTCACCCGGGTTTATCGACATCCACACGCACTCGGATTTTACGCTGCCAGCAAACCGGGACGCACACAGCAAGGTGCGACAGGGAGTCACCCTCGAGATCGTCGGAAACTGTGGGACGAGTACTGCGCCTCGGTACGGAAAGGCTGCTGACTCGGTCGATGGCGGGTTTTCGTACCGGGGATTAGGAGAAACAGTCGATCCGAGTCAATGGGAGACGATGGCGGAGTACCTCGATTTTCTGGAAGCTGAGGGGATATCACTCAACGTTGGGTCGCTCGTTGGCCACAAGAACGCCCGGGCTGCCGTTCTCGGGTATGAAGATCGCGCCCCGACCGAGAATGAGCTTGAAGAGATGAAAGCGATAGTTGACGAAGCGCTCTCGCAGGGAGCGGTCGGTCTTTCGACAGGGCTCATCTACACGCCGGGAGCGTTTGCGAATACGGACGAGATCGTCGAACTCGCGACTGTCGCCGCCGACCACGGCAAGCTCTACACGACACATATGCGAAGCGAAGGAGACGACCTGATCGAGGCGGTCGAAGAAGCAATCGAGATCGGTCGTCGCGCAGGAGTTTCGGTACAGATCTCTCACCACAAAGCAGTCGGCGAATCCAACTGGGGGAAGATCCGGTACACGCTCCGACTGATGGAACTCGCTCGCGAGCGCGACGGCATCGACGTGCAGTGCGAACAGTACCCCTACGTCGCCTCCTCAACCAGTCTAAGTGCCCGACTGCCCAACTGGGCGAAAGACGGCGGCACAGACGCCCTCCTCGAACGGCTGCAAGACCCTGAGATGCGCGAACGTATCCGGAAAGAACTCGCAGAGCGAGCGGGGTCGTGGCACGATATTCTCATCACGAACGTCCAAAACCCCGACCTCGAATACCTCCAGGGGTGGTCGATCGGAGAACTCGCCGACCGGGATTCCTCTTCCCGGTCACCCGAAGAGATCATGATCGACGTTCTCATCGAGGATCGAAGCCGGACCAAGCACGTGAACTTCTGTATGAGCGAGCAGGACGTCGAAGAGGTGATGCAACACCCGTTGACGATGGTCGGCAGTGACGGCAGTTCGATGCAGCCCGATGGGCCGCTCGGCGAGGGGGTTCCTCACCCTCGCTCCTACGGCACGTTTCCCCGGGTTCTCGGACGCTATGTTCGTGAACAGGGGGTTCTGTCCCTCGAAGAAGCCGTCCACATGATGACCGGGCAACCTGCAGCCAGGTTGGGTCTCCACGACCGGGGTTTGCTCAAGGAGGGGAACCGTGCCGATCTCACGGTATTCGATCCGGAAACAGTCGCTCAGGGTGGGTCGTTCGTTGAGCCCGACGTGTACCCCACTGGAATCGAGCACGTGCTGGTAAACGGTGAGTTCGTCGTCGAGGATGGAACACACACAGGGGCGCGACCGGGGGTGGCGCTTCGATGA
- a CDS encoding plastocyanin/azurin family copper-binding protein, with product MSGLSIAVIGAIAGCTDDAEGQADDSSAEDDAGGAGEDDTDESRTDDTGEDDEVEFTGDADAEVVVGPDGENVFEPEEVTVEQGALFEWVWDSDGHAVTPTDIPEDATWEEGSGTLDEGDEFEFMFDIAGEYEYVCESHEDDGMTGVIIVEEIGDDD from the coding sequence ATGTCCGGGCTCTCTATAGCTGTTATCGGAGCTATTGCAGGTTGTACGGACGATGCAGAAGGACAAGCGGACGATTCCAGCGCTGAAGACGATGCGGGCGGTGCAGGTGAGGACGATACAGACGAAAGCAGAACGGATGATACGGGCGAGGACGATGAAGTCGAGTTCACCGGGGATGCGGATGCTGAGGTCGTCGTTGGCCCCGATGGCGAGAACGTCTTTGAGCCAGAGGAGGTAACAGTTGAACAGGGAGCGCTATTCGAGTGGGTGTGGGATTCGGACGGACATGCGGTTACACCCACCGATATTCCGGAGGACGCCACCTGGGAAGAGGGGTCGGGAACATTAGATGAGGGAGATGAGTTTGAGTTCATGTTCGATATCGCTGGCGAGTACGAGTACGTGTGCGAGTCACACGAAGACGACGGGATGACCGGCGTGATTATCGTCGAAGAGATTGGTGACGACGACTAA